The Chitinophagales bacterium genome has a segment encoding these proteins:
- a CDS encoding tail fiber domain-containing protein, translating into MKNIYFIILILFCVLTQAQNIGINSTGSTPNASAGLDIDFNNKGLLIPRVGLTSTTDVATIALPAISLLVYNNNASITGTGADGVGFYYWNGSLWIKIANQQDNAWLTTGNAGTDTAINFIGTTDDMPIRFKINNQYAGQLGYASNYFIGGNAGRHTTNTSSFYGIGNVGFGYNALADNYDGFLNIAIGNNPLKNNISGHNNIALGLSSLYHNTNGHDNIAIGQFSLDSNTTGDYNIAIGFNSLYNNKTGEYNVAYGYRSLFSNTTGNRNTAYGVSSLYNNSTGYYNTAIGFQNLYNNTIGKYNVATGYKSLYNNIAGDYNVAQGTYAGYSNLGSNSVFLGAYAGYNSTTSNKLYIENSDVDSNAALIYGEFDNNILRTNSEFQIHNPAIDGYAFPETDGTNGQVLETDGNGQLSWVDGNNEKLDTMVWLLKGNAGTDTAKHFIGTTDDMPIRFKIDNQWAGQWDKNLGNYFIGDSVGTKTISTNAVNGRHNIAIGNKSLVNNNNGQQNIALGNNVLYANNNGIHNIALGYNVLLKNINGSNNIAMGASALKNIEAGYYNIALGYGAMTSASGGSDNIAIGVQTLYSNTLGDLNIAIGENVLVSNTTGDNNVGLGSFSLSNNSTGNNNTAVGNVALDGNTKGNGNSAFGSATLRNIKNGNYNTAIGNGALHFSENSNNNTAVGTYALFLNKIGNYNIAIGDSAGFNNLGSNSVFIGSKAGTFSTTSNKLYIENSDADSTQALIYGEFDNDRLRINNRLGINTTPTYALDIVNDDFTRSIDIDHNTNLTSTNYGIYIDIDKPANSTGGTLYGLYSNAYKASTANNSFSVYGIATGASNAYSGANLSHSYGISSSAYKYAGTSGSSYGGYFYAYNEAGTNAYGIYARTAGSPTTEYAGYFSGDVYSTGAYLPSDDKLKTLGDNNNYNALNKLLALNVHQYEYKNQNYKYMKLPKGKQTGFIAQEMETLFPELVKTTVQPAQYEATEPKEGVEPKLLQEEIKFKAVNYVGLIPHTVKAIQEQQNQLEALKTENESLKQEIENIKTMLNSLTNK; encoded by the coding sequence ATGAAAAACATATACTTTATTATTTTAATTTTATTCTGTGTTTTAACACAAGCACAAAACATAGGTATTAATAGTACAGGTAGTACACCAAATGCATCTGCTGGTTTAGATATTGATTTCAATAACAAAGGACTACTCATTCCAAGAGTTGGTTTAACATCTACAACAGATGTTGCTACAATAGCATTACCAGCAATAAGTTTATTAGTATATAATAATAATGCAAGTATAACAGGTACAGGTGCAGATGGCGTTGGTTTCTACTATTGGAATGGCTCACTTTGGATAAAAATTGCCAATCAACAAGATAATGCTTGGTTGACTACAGGAAATGCTGGTACAGACACAGCTATAAATTTTATAGGTACTACAGATGATATGCCAATTCGTTTTAAAATTAATAATCAATATGCAGGACAATTAGGTTATGCTAGCAATTATTTTATTGGTGGAAATGCTGGAAGACATACAACTAATACAAGCTCTTTCTATGGTATAGGAAATGTTGGTTTTGGTTATAATGCATTGGCAGATAATTATGATGGGTTCTTAAATATTGCCATCGGTAATAATCCACTTAAAAACAATATAAGTGGACATAACAATATAGCTTTAGGTCTTAGCAGTTTATACCATAATACTAACGGACATGATAATATAGCTATTGGTCAATTTAGTTTAGATTCTAATACTACTGGTGATTATAACATAGCTATTGGTTTTAATAGTTTATACAATAATAAAACAGGAGAATATAATGTTGCATACGGTTATAGAAGTTTATTTAGTAATACTACAGGTAATAGAAATACAGCTTATGGAGTTTCTAGCTTATACAACAACAGTACTGGTTATTATAATACCGCAATTGGTTTTCAAAACTTATATAATAATACTATAGGAAAATATAATGTAGCTACAGGATATAAAAGTTTGTATAACAATATAGCTGGTGATTATAATGTAGCTCAAGGAACTTATGCTGGATATAGTAATCTTGGTTCTAATAGTGTTTTTTTAGGTGCATATGCAGGCTACAACTCTACAACTTCAAATAAACTCTATATAGAAAATTCAGATGTAGATAGCAATGCTGCACTTATTTATGGTGAATTTGATAATAATATTCTACGAACCAATAGTGAATTTCAAATACATAATCCAGCCATTGATGGTTACGCTTTTCCAGAAACTGATGGCACAAACGGACAAGTACTAGAAACTGATGGCAATGGACAACTTTCTTGGGTAGATGGCAATAATGAAAAATTAGATACTATGGTTTGGCTACTCAAAGGAAACGCTGGTACAGATACAGCTAAACATTTTATTGGCACTACAGATGATATGCCAATTCGTTTTAAAATAGACAACCAATGGGCTGGACAATGGGACAAAAATCTTGGCAATTATTTTATTGGTGATAGTGTTGGTACAAAAACAATATCTACTAATGCTGTAAACGGAAGACATAATATAGCTATTGGAAATAAATCATTAGTAAACAACAACAACGGACAACAAAACATAGCTCTTGGTAACAATGTACTATATGCCAACAACAATGGTATACACAATATTGCTTTGGGGTATAATGTACTTTTAAAAAATATAAATGGAAGTAATAATATTGCTATGGGTGCCAGTGCTTTAAAAAATATTGAAGCAGGATACTATAACATTGCACTCGGTTATGGTGCAATGACTTCAGCTAGTGGAGGAAGTGATAATATTGCTATCGGTGTACAAACTTTATATAGTAATACATTGGGAGACTTAAATATTGCCATAGGAGAAAATGTTTTAGTTAGTAATACTACCGGAGATAATAATGTTGGACTAGGATCTTTCAGTTTAAGTAACAACTCAACAGGCAATAATAATACTGCAGTTGGCAATGTTGCTTTAGATGGAAATACAAAAGGTAATGGCAATAGTGCTTTTGGTAGTGCAACTCTTAGAAATATTAAAAATGGAAATTATAATACAGCTATTGGAAATGGTGCATTACATTTTAGCGAAAATTCTAATAATAATACTGCTGTAGGTACTTATGCCTTGTTTTTAAATAAGATAGGAAATTACAATATAGCTATTGGTGATAGTGCTGGTTTTAATAACCTTGGCTCTAATAGTGTTTTTATTGGTTCTAAAGCTGGAACATTTTCTACAACTTCTAATAAGCTATATATAGAAAATTCTGATGCAGACAGTACACAAGCTCTAATTTATGGCGAATTTGATAATGATAGACTACGAATAAATAATCGACTTGGTATAAATACTACACCAACCTATGCTTTAGATATTGTAAATGATGATTTTACTAGAAGCATAGATATTGATCATAATACCAATTTAACAAGTACTAATTATGGTATATATATTGATATAGATAAACCTGCTAATTCAACTGGTGGTACATTATATGGTTTATATTCAAATGCATATAAGGCTAGTACTGCCAATAATTCATTTTCTGTATATGGAATTGCAACCGGAGCTTCTAATGCATATTCCGGAGCAAATCTTAGTCATAGTTATGGTATTAGTAGTAGTGCTTATAAATACGCTGGTACTTCTGGCAGTAGTTACGGTGGTTATTTTTATGCCTATAATGAAGCAGGAACAAATGCCTATGGTATTTATGCAAGAACTGCTGGTTCTCCAACTACAGAATATGCAGGTTATTTCTCTGGAGATGTTTATTCTACTGGTGCTTATTTACCTTCAGATGATAAATTAAAAACACTGGGAGACAACAATAACTATAATGCACTCAATAAATTACTGGCATTAAATGTGCATCAATATGAATATAAAAACCAAAACTATAAATATATGAAATTACCTAAAGGAAAACAGACTGGTTTTATAGCTCAAGAAATGGAAACACTTTTTCCTGAGTTAGTAAAAACCACCGTTCAACCAGCTCAATACGAAGCAACTGAACCAAAAGAAGGCGTTGAACCAAAATTATTACAAGAAGAAATTAAATTTAAAGCTGTTAATTATGTAGGATTAATTCCACATACCGTAAAAGCTATTCAAGAACAACAAAATCAACTTGAAGCACTTAAAACCGAAAATGAAAGCTTAAAGCAAGAAATTGAAAACATCAAAACAATGTTAAACAGCTTGACAAATAAATAA
- a CDS encoding IS1634 family transposase codes for MSFLRIEKKSSGTYLRILESYRNDEGKSKHKILHTLGKVEDYKPAQLRAIGIQLFELGGGEVKALLTGDLLELGRYNYGYQYLYQKVLQHYGLQDVFRRIASKNKLQFNFSDAVLLMLLERLQDPCSKHQNYLHQSEYLNLPTVSLHHLYRTLDKLADNQSLIQQQIFQTGRDLFNQKLDVVFYDVTTLYFESEVEQQGKLRQKGFSKDGKIGNTQILFCMLIDTDKNPIGYQIFEGNTYEGHTFEKALIDLKKQYQIEKIIMVADRGMLSKHNIEITKNNGYEFILGERIKSLPKTLQTELTDLASFTKQWIYHDTTGEAIVITYKTVEHDGKTIIVTHSQKRAKKDKQDREDKEATAKILLKNTALITKKASRFYIQQNPKGSYELNEQKLINDAKYDGILAISTNNKTLTATQVLEQYKQLYKIEHTFRTFKAHLEIRPMFHWTDKRIKGHICLCYIAYTLLNYTLQRTNKSGLKLTENTLRTTLNKMQVSLLQHNKEQIYVRSRPTENEIALQRAIGLMPLQPIIPKDKLTL; via the coding sequence ATGTCATTTTTGCGGATAGAGAAAAAATCATCAGGCACGTATTTGCGTATCTTAGAAAGCTATCGAAATGATGAGGGCAAATCAAAGCACAAAATATTACACACACTTGGCAAAGTAGAAGATTATAAACCAGCCCAATTGCGAGCCATCGGTATCCAATTATTTGAGTTAGGTGGTGGCGAAGTAAAGGCATTGCTAACTGGCGATTTGTTAGAATTAGGCAGATACAATTATGGCTATCAATACCTCTACCAAAAAGTATTACAGCATTATGGTTTGCAAGATGTGTTTCGCAGAATAGCCTCAAAAAACAAACTACAATTTAATTTTTCGGATGCTGTTTTGTTGATGCTTTTAGAGCGATTACAAGATCCGTGTAGTAAACATCAAAATTATCTACATCAGTCGGAATATCTTAATTTGCCTACTGTTTCGCTACATCACTTGTATCGAACTTTAGATAAATTAGCCGACAATCAATCGCTCATTCAACAACAAATTTTCCAAACAGGCAGAGATTTATTTAATCAAAAATTGGATGTTGTATTTTATGATGTAACCACTTTGTATTTTGAAAGTGAAGTAGAACAACAAGGCAAACTTAGGCAAAAAGGATTTAGTAAAGATGGCAAAATAGGAAACACACAAATCTTGTTTTGTATGCTCATAGATACTGATAAAAATCCGATTGGTTATCAAATTTTTGAAGGCAATACCTACGAAGGACATACTTTTGAAAAAGCATTAATCGATTTAAAAAAACAATATCAAATAGAAAAAATAATTATGGTAGCAGATAGAGGTATGTTATCGAAACATAACATCGAAATTACCAAAAACAATGGCTACGAATTTATACTTGGCGAACGCATCAAAAGTTTACCTAAAACATTACAAACCGAGCTTACCGATTTAGCTTCTTTTACCAAACAATGGATATACCATGATACAACTGGCGAAGCCATTGTAATTACATATAAAACCGTAGAACACGATGGTAAAACAATCATCGTAACACACAGCCAAAAACGAGCAAAAAAAGACAAACAAGATAGAGAAGACAAAGAAGCTACAGCTAAAATACTATTAAAAAATACAGCTCTAATTACCAAAAAAGCAAGTAGGTTTTATATACAACAAAACCCAAAAGGCAGCTATGAACTGAATGAACAAAAACTAATAAACGATGCAAAGTACGATGGCATTTTGGCTATTAGCACCAACAACAAAACCCTTACAGCAACACAAGTATTAGAACAATACAAACAACTTTATAAAATAGAACACACCTTTAGAACCTTTAAAGCACACTTAGAAATAAGACCCATGTTTCATTGGACAGACAAACGAATTAAAGGACATATTTGTTTATGCTATATCGCTTATACACTATTAAACTACACACTACAAAGAACCAATAAAAGCGGACTAAAACTCACAGAGAATACGCTAAGAACTACGCTAAATAAAATGCAAGTAAGCTTGTTACAACACAATAAAGAGCAAATCTATGTACGTTCAAGACCAACAGAAAACGAAATTGCACTTCAAAGAGCAATAGGTTTAATGCCATTACAACCCATCATTCCAAAAGACAAACTAACACTATAA
- a CDS encoding amidophosphoribosyltransferase has protein sequence MSELIKHECGIALIRLLKPLSFYKEKYGDIHYGLSKMYLLMEKQHNRGQDGAGLATIKFDTAPGKAYFDRERSTEKQAIQSIFDKIFSQFHDLSPQEKEKIKDLDYVKNNFSFMGELLLGHLRYGTHGGNDKSNCHPRIRANNWKTRTLIVAGNFNLTNVDELFEVLVKLGQFPREQSDTMTILEKIGHFVDAANQKLFKQLKKENLDNEAITLEISKRLNLKKILRNAAEDFDGGYAMAGMLGHGDAFVLRDPNGIRPAYYYKDDEIVVVASEKPAIQTAFNVHRSKVVELQPGNALIIKKDGSVGEVEIIAPKEKKSCSFERIYFSRGSDAEIYQERKKLGKLLVPEILKEVDYNIKDTVFSYIPNTAEVAFLGMIEAVNRQHQQHQLELFEYGKISIDELKNNLNIQPRIDKIAVKDAKLRTFITDDTSRNDLVHHVYDVTYGIVNNNIDTLVVIDDSIVRGTTLKESILTMLDRLQPKKIIVVSSAPQIRYPDCYGIDMSKMGSFVAFNAAIELWKSAGKEQELKAIYQRCKEELLLPTNEMKNIVKEIYEPYTPQQISDKIADIVKPNHIFSDIKVIYQSISNLHQACPNHTGDWYFTGNYPTAGGNKVAIKAFINYMEGKNVRAY, from the coding sequence ATGAGCGAACTCATTAAACATGAATGCGGAATTGCATTAATCAGATTATTAAAACCACTAAGTTTTTACAAAGAAAAGTACGGCGATATTCACTACGGATTGAGCAAAATGTATCTGCTAATGGAAAAACAGCACAATCGTGGACAAGATGGTGCTGGTTTGGCTACTATAAAATTTGATACTGCTCCAGGAAAAGCATATTTCGATAGAGAACGAAGCACCGAAAAACAAGCGATACAATCTATATTCGATAAAATATTTAGTCAATTCCACGATTTATCACCACAAGAAAAGGAAAAAATAAAAGACCTTGACTATGTAAAAAACAACTTTAGTTTTATGGGCGAGTTGTTGCTAGGTCATTTGCGTTATGGAACTCATGGTGGTAATGATAAATCCAATTGTCATCCAAGAATTAGAGCCAACAATTGGAAAACTAGAACTTTAATTGTAGCAGGAAATTTTAATTTGACCAATGTAGATGAATTGTTTGAAGTATTGGTGAAATTAGGTCAGTTTCCAAGAGAGCAATCAGATACTATGACTATCTTAGAAAAAATTGGTCATTTTGTAGATGCAGCCAATCAAAAATTATTTAAGCAACTCAAAAAAGAAAATTTAGATAACGAAGCTATTACACTAGAAATCTCTAAACGCTTAAATCTTAAAAAGATTCTTAGAAATGCTGCCGAAGATTTTGATGGAGGTTATGCAATGGCAGGAATGTTAGGTCATGGCGATGCTTTTGTACTACGAGATCCAAATGGCATTCGTCCTGCGTATTATTATAAAGATGATGAAATTGTAGTCGTTGCATCAGAAAAACCAGCTATTCAAACTGCATTTAATGTGCATCGTTCTAAAGTAGTAGAGTTACAACCAGGCAATGCTTTAATTATTAAGAAAGATGGTAGCGTTGGCGAAGTTGAAATCATAGCACCAAAAGAAAAAAAATCGTGCTCTTTTGAACGCATTTATTTTTCTAGAGGAAGCGATGCCGAAATTTATCAAGAAAGAAAAAAATTAGGTAAATTATTAGTACCTGAAATTTTAAAAGAAGTAGATTACAATATAAAAGATACTGTTTTTTCATATATACCAAATACAGCTGAAGTAGCTTTTTTAGGTATGATTGAAGCAGTCAACAGACAGCATCAACAACATCAATTAGAATTATTCGAATACGGAAAAATATCAATTGATGAATTGAAAAACAATTTGAATATTCAACCAAGAATTGATAAAATTGCAGTGAAAGATGCTAAACTTAGAACTTTTATTACTGATGACACTTCTAGAAACGATTTAGTACATCATGTATATGATGTAACCTATGGCATTGTAAATAATAATATAGATACATTAGTTGTTATTGATGATTCAATTGTAAGAGGTACTACACTTAAAGAAAGTATCTTAACAATGCTCGATAGATTACAACCTAAAAAAATAATTGTAGTATCGTCTGCACCACAAATTCGTTATCCAGATTGCTACGGAATTGATATGAGTAAAATGGGCTCGTTTGTAGCATTTAATGCAGCAATTGAACTATGGAAATCAGCAGGAAAAGAACAAGAATTAAAAGCAATTTATCAACGATGTAAAGAAGAATTGCTATTGCCTACCAATGAAATGAAAAACATAGTAAAAGAAATTTACGAACCATACACACCACAACAAATTTCAGATAAGATAGCAGACATAGTAAAACCAAATCATATTTTTTCAGATATAAAAGTAATCTATCAATCAATATCAAACTTACATCAAGCATGTCCAAACCATACTGGCGATTGGTATTTTACAGGAAATTATCCAACAGCTGGTGGCAATAAAGTAGCAATCAAAGCATTTATCAACTACATGGAAGGTAAAAATGTAAGAGCGTATTAA
- a CDS encoding DUF2147 domain-containing protein yields MKKGILAFIAVFAMSIAVRAAEPNVLGTWLVGDKDYKIKVTKNSKGELEGHVVWLKEPNDANGKPKTDIVNPDPAKRNVPVKGLKILWNFKYNPETGYYEDGKVYKDGKTYCGKITLNEDGTLYLKGFLCSAKFLGKKDTWTRVSE; encoded by the coding sequence ATGAAAAAAGGAATATTGGCATTTATTGCTGTTTTTGCTATGAGCATAGCTGTAAGAGCTGCTGAACCTAATGTTTTAGGAACATGGTTGGTTGGCGACAAAGATTACAAAATTAAGGTTACTAAAAACTCGAAAGGAGAGTTGGAAGGTCATGTAGTTTGGTTAAAAGAACCAAATGATGCTAATGGAAAACCTAAAACAGATATTGTAAATCCAGATCCTGCAAAAAGAAATGTTCCTGTAAAAGGATTAAAAATTTTGTGGAATTTTAAATACAATCCAGAAACAGGTTATTACGAAGATGGCAAAGTATATAAAGATGGAAAAACATACTGTGGTAAGATAACACTTAACGAAGATGGTACACTTTACTTAAAAGGATTTTTATGTAGTGCCAAATTTTTAGGTAAAAAAGATACTTGGACGAGAGTGTCTGAGTAA
- a CDS encoding nucleoside deaminase: MLDFDKYCMQQAFKLAQQAYENNEVPIGAVVVSNQKIIGKGYNQVELLQDATAHAEILAITAASNYLQSKYLTNCTMYVTLEPCMMCSGAIIHAQLSKVIYATKDNSKNQAIKSLVQINNLEMINHCTDLLQSFFKLKRKSFGI, encoded by the coding sequence ATGCTAGACTTCGATAAATATTGCATGCAACAAGCGTTTAAATTGGCTCAACAAGCTTATGAAAACAATGAAGTTCCTATTGGAGCAGTCGTTGTATCTAATCAAAAAATAATAGGAAAAGGATATAATCAAGTAGAATTATTACAAGACGCTACAGCACACGCAGAAATTTTAGCTATTACAGCAGCCAGCAACTATTTACAAAGTAAGTATTTGACTAATTGTACTATGTATGTTACTCTAGAACCATGTATGATGTGTAGTGGTGCAATAATTCATGCACAGCTTTCTAAAGTAATTTATGCTACAAAAGACAATAGCAAAAATCAAGCTATAAAATCATTGGTGCAGATAAACAATTTAGAAATGATTAATCACTGTACTGATTTGTTGCAATCTTTTTTTAAATTAAAAAGGAAAAGCTTTGGCATATAA
- the nuoF gene encoding NADH-quinone oxidoreductase subunit NuoF, producing MSKKLLLTYDHIDNLQQIEVYKKHEGYSVLENTLKCNSPEDVVVEVKKSGLRGRGGAGFPTGLKWSFLAKPEGVPRHLVCNADESEPGTFKDRYLMERNPHLLIEGMILSSYALGANTSYIYVRGEYYYIIKILETAIEEAYKAGYLGKNINNSGYDLDLFVQPGGGAYICGEETALLESLEGKRGNPRIKPPFPAVAGAWGRPTVVNNVETIAAVVPIMKIGGDAYANIGLGKSTGTKLISASGHINKPGVYEIEMGITVEEFIYSDAYCGGIRNGKKLKAVVAGGSSVPILPAHLILTTAKGEKRLMTYESLADGGFESGTMLGSGGFIVMDEDTSVVKNLFTFARFYHHESCGQCSPCREGTAWMEKILHRFINGTAELKDIELLWDIQKNIEGKTICPLGDAAAWPVASAIRHFRSEFEAYVNNPASINKVKHYYRLNNLVY from the coding sequence ATGAGTAAAAAGTTATTGCTAACATACGATCATATAGACAACCTACAACAAATTGAGGTCTATAAAAAGCATGAAGGATATTCAGTTCTAGAAAACACTTTAAAATGTAATTCTCCAGAAGATGTTGTAGTAGAAGTAAAGAAATCTGGATTGCGTGGTCGTGGTGGTGCAGGTTTTCCTACTGGCTTAAAATGGAGTTTCTTAGCAAAACCAGAAGGCGTGCCTAGACATTTGGTATGCAATGCAGATGAGTCTGAACCTGGTACTTTTAAAGATAGATATTTAATGGAACGAAATCCACACCTTTTAATAGAAGGCATGATTTTGTCGAGTTACGCTTTAGGTGCTAATACTTCTTATATCTATGTTCGTGGAGAATATTACTACATCATCAAAATATTAGAAACAGCTATTGAAGAAGCATATAAAGCTGGTTACTTAGGTAAAAATATTAACAATTCTGGCTACGATTTAGATTTATTTGTTCAACCTGGTGGTGGTGCATATATCTGTGGTGAAGAAACAGCTTTGTTAGAATCTTTAGAAGGAAAAAGAGGCAATCCTAGAATTAAACCACCTTTTCCTGCAGTTGCTGGAGCTTGGGGACGACCTACTGTGGTAAACAATGTAGAAACTATAGCTGCTGTTGTACCAATTATGAAAATTGGTGGCGATGCTTATGCAAATATTGGACTAGGAAAAAGTACTGGTACTAAATTAATTTCTGCATCTGGACATATAAATAAACCTGGTGTGTACGAAATTGAAATGGGAATTACTGTAGAAGAATTTATTTATAGTGATGCTTATTGTGGTGGCATTAGAAACGGAAAAAAACTAAAAGCTGTAGTTGCTGGTGGTTCTTCTGTACCTATTTTACCAGCACATTTAATACTAACAACAGCTAAAGGCGAAAAAAGACTAATGACTTATGAATCTTTGGCAGATGGTGGTTTTGAAAGCGGTACGATGTTAGGTTCTGGTGGATTTATTGTAATGGATGAAGATACTTCTGTAGTTAAAAACTTATTTACTTTTGCACGATTTTATCATCATGAGAGTTGTGGACAATGTTCTCCTTGTAGAGAAGGTACTGCTTGGATGGAAAAGATTTTACATCGTTTTATAAATGGAACAGCTGAATTAAAAGATATAGAATTATTGTGGGATATTCAGAAAAATATAGAAGGTAAAACTATATGTCCATTAGGTGATGCAGCAGCATGGCCAGTTGCAAGTGCTATTCGACATTTTAGGTCAGAATTTGAAGCATATGTCAACAATCCAGCATCAATCAATAAAGTAAAACATTATTATAGATTAAATAATTTGGTTTATTAA
- a CDS encoding NAD(P)H-dependent oxidoreductase subunit E — MSEVSNGIHFSEHIVSQIDTIKKRYPEGKQKSALLPVLHLVQAEYDGWLSVPLMDKVAEALNILPIEVYEVASFYTMFNLEPVGKYLIEVCQTSSCWMCGAEDIVAYLEEKHGIKVNEITEDGLFSLKLVECLGSCGTAPMFQIGATYYENLTFEKIDQIIANCRAENKRSRYL, encoded by the coding sequence ATGAGTGAAGTTAGTAACGGTATTCATTTTTCAGAACACATTGTATCACAAATAGATACCATCAAAAAAAGATATCCTGAAGGAAAACAAAAGTCTGCATTATTACCAGTTTTACACTTGGTACAAGCAGAATATGATGGCTGGTTAAGTGTTCCTTTAATGGATAAAGTTGCTGAAGCATTAAATATTCTACCAATAGAAGTATACGAAGTAGCATCATTCTATACCATGTTTAATTTAGAACCAGTTGGAAAATACTTAATAGAAGTTTGTCAAACTAGTTCTTGTTGGATGTGTGGTGCAGAAGACATTGTTGCTTATTTAGAAGAAAAACACGGCATTAAAGTAAATGAAATTACTGAAGATGGTCTATTTTCATTAAAACTAGTAGAATGTTTAGGTTCTTGTGGCACAGCACCAATGTTTCAAATAGGTGCAACTTACTACGAAAATCTAACTTTTGAAAAAATAGACCAGATAATTGCTAATTGCAGAGCTGAAAATAAAAGAAGTAGATACTTATAA
- a CDS encoding T9SS type A sorting domain-containing protein yields MYTKTLFLVIASFISINVFTQARFILNGAYININDSAFLVIDNPNSNAITRNSGYIISEGEYNKVRWNIATTNGSYTIPFGFSTTDYLPLQLSTSGASGTNGYFDFSTNSGNWQNSTYLPTQPTGINVNYNGIDNSENVIDRFWLIDAINYTTKPNLSNLTFSYRDVEHTQASNTITEANLGAQRWNDVTQDWYDFLPSGTVNTTTNQVTVASVSSSDFFSWWTLVEKESPLPVQLTAFNATCNENSVELTWQTASEINNSHFEIERSTNAQDFESIATIPTQNGNANNIQNYQTVDENPLSTITYYRLKQVDNNGNYTYSSIVKTNCSTSNQIPIVNIYPIPATNFITVDIKHLVGNKQLIIYNTEGKVMHQQSLNNDENVVQQIDISNYAKANYILRIDVDNTLFQIIKFIKY; encoded by the coding sequence ATGTACACAAAAACACTGTTTCTAGTTATAGCATCTTTTATTAGTATTAATGTATTTACTCAAGCAAGATTTATTTTAAATGGTGCTTATATAAACATTAATGATAGTGCTTTTTTAGTTATAGATAATCCAAATTCAAATGCTATTACTCGAAATAGTGGATACATTATTTCTGAAGGAGAATACAATAAAGTGCGTTGGAATATTGCTACAACAAATGGTAGTTATACTATTCCATTCGGATTCTCTACTACTGACTATCTACCTTTACAACTGTCTACTAGTGGAGCTAGTGGTACAAATGGATATTTTGATTTTTCTACCAATAGTGGCAATTGGCAAAATTCCACATATTTACCAACTCAACCAACTGGAATTAATGTCAACTATAACGGAATAGACAATTCCGAAAATGTTATCGATCGTTTTTGGTTGATTGATGCTATAAATTATACTACAAAACCAAACTTAAGCAATCTTACTTTTTCTTATAGAGATGTAGAACATACACAAGCTTCAAACACTATCACAGAAGCTAATCTTGGTGCTCAAAGATGGAATGATGTTACTCAAGATTGGTACGATTTTTTACCTTCAGGAACTGTTAATACTACAACCAACCAAGTTACAGTTGCTAGTGTTTCAAGTAGCGATTTTTTTTCTTGGTGGACTTTAGTCGAAAAAGAATCACCATTACCAGTTCAGCTTACTGCATTTAATGCTACATGTAATGAGAATAGTGTTGAACTTACTTGGCAAACAGCTTCGGAAATCAACAACAGTCATTTTGAAATAGAACGCTCTACCAATGCACAAGATTTTGAATCGATTGCTACAATTCCAACGCAAAATGGAAATGCTAACAATATACAAAATTATCAAACTGTAGATGAAAATCCATTATCAACTATAACATACTATAGATTAAAACAAGTAGATAATAACGGAAATTATACTTATTCTTCTATTGTAAAAACAAATTGTAGTACTAGCAATCAAATACCAATTGTTAATATATATCCAATTCCAGCTACCAACTTTATTACAGTAGATATTAAGCATCTTGTAGGAAATAAACAATTAATAATATATAATACAGAAGGTAAAGTAATGCATCAACAATCATTAAACAACGATGAAAATGTAGTACAACAAATAGATATAAGTAACTATGCCAAAGCCAATTACATTCTACGAATTGATGTTGATAATACTTTATTTCAAATAATTAAATTTATAAAATATTAA